A stretch of Vibrio aphrogenes DNA encodes these proteins:
- a CDS encoding carboxypeptidase M32, with the protein MSDYQKLVQHSQKLANFNHLAAISGWDQAAVMPAGGNEARSNAMAELSVLIHQLNTAPQLADWFAGAEQESLTLQQQASLREMKQRWQQTTVLPQDLVQAKSLAGSKCEHAWRTQRPNNDWSGFAKNWQEVVNLSQQEAQIRAENLGTTPYDAMLSLYEPGTTSTSLDSVFNDVKTWLPNLVDQVIEKQSQESFIQPQGPFSAAKQKALGLKIMQFLQFDFNHGRLDESVHPFCGGVPTDVRITTRYDEADLVQSLMGTIHETGHARYEQGLPKAFAGLPVGEARSMGIHESQSLFFEMQLGRSPEFIAHLSHLAQQEFQANDNHAFHAHNFQKLYTRVEKSFIRVDADELTYPAHVILRYEIERDLINGKISFQDVPELWDQKMQQYLGLTTKDNFKNGCMQDIHWTDGSFGYFPSYTLGAMYAAQFMAAMKKTVDVEAAIVSSDLSPIFSWLSEKIWSKGSSLTTDELVKAATGETLNAAHFQAHLRNRYL; encoded by the coding sequence ATGAGCGACTATCAAAAGCTGGTTCAGCATTCACAAAAATTAGCGAATTTTAATCATTTGGCGGCCATTTCTGGCTGGGATCAAGCGGCGGTCATGCCCGCAGGTGGTAATGAGGCTCGCTCTAACGCCATGGCTGAATTATCCGTTCTTATCCATCAGCTCAATACCGCCCCTCAATTAGCTGACTGGTTTGCGGGCGCAGAACAAGAAAGCTTAACACTGCAACAACAAGCCAGCTTACGAGAAATGAAACAGCGTTGGCAACAAACGACAGTCTTACCGCAAGATCTTGTACAAGCCAAATCATTAGCTGGCTCTAAATGTGAACATGCATGGCGTACCCAACGTCCAAATAATGATTGGTCTGGTTTTGCCAAAAACTGGCAAGAAGTGGTGAACCTTTCTCAACAAGAAGCACAAATTCGGGCAGAAAACCTCGGCACAACCCCTTACGATGCGATGTTATCGTTATACGAGCCTGGCACCACCAGCACTTCATTAGATAGCGTTTTCAACGACGTCAAAACTTGGCTGCCTAATTTAGTCGATCAAGTAATTGAAAAACAAAGTCAAGAGTCCTTTATTCAACCACAAGGACCATTTTCAGCTGCCAAGCAAAAAGCATTAGGGCTTAAAATCATGCAGTTTTTACAATTTGATTTTAACCATGGCCGCTTAGATGAAAGTGTGCACCCATTTTGTGGTGGGGTTCCAACCGATGTACGAATTACCACCCGTTATGATGAAGCAGACCTTGTCCAATCCTTGATGGGCACCATTCATGAAACTGGTCACGCTCGCTATGAACAAGGCTTGCCGAAAGCGTTCGCAGGGCTGCCAGTCGGCGAAGCGCGCTCAATGGGAATTCATGAATCTCAATCTCTCTTTTTTGAGATGCAATTAGGTCGTAGCCCTGAATTTATTGCCCACTTATCCCATTTAGCACAACAAGAGTTCCAAGCAAACGATAATCACGCTTTTCACGCTCACAACTTTCAAAAGCTATATACTCGAGTTGAAAAAAGCTTTATCCGGGTCGATGCAGATGAACTCACCTATCCTGCTCACGTCATTTTACGTTATGAAATTGAACGTGACTTAATCAATGGCAAGATTTCATTTCAAGATGTCCCTGAATTATGGGATCAAAAAATGCAGCAATACCTAGGTTTAACCACCAAAGACAACTTTAAAAATGGTTGCATGCAGGATATCCATTGGACCGATGGCTCATTTGGTTATTTCCCAAGTTACACATTAGGTGCAATGTACGCTGCACAATTTATGGCAGCCATGAAAAAGACGGTTGATGTTGAAGCAGCGATTGTTAGCAGCGATCTCTCCCCTATTTTCTCTTGGTTATCGGAGAAGATTTGGAGTAAAGGTAGTAGCTTAACTACCGATGAATTAGTAAAAGCGGCAACCGGCGAAACCTTGAATGCCGCGCACTTCCAAGCACATTTGAGAAATCGTTATTTGTAA
- a CDS encoding LysE family translocator encodes MDFYIVNTGAFLVAITILTLTPGLDTALVIRNTSRSGSMDGCVTSLGICCGLFVHATLSAIGISAILLQSAELFHAMKLVGAAYLVYLGITSLIAVWKGQGQLDVTSGSVGKPLSIKRSFREGLLSNVLNPKTAVFYLAFLPQFINPQHSALLQSLFMACIHFVIAMIWQCGIATMVHSAKNWIQNSSMMKWMEGVTGAVLVTLGLKLALDND; translated from the coding sequence ATGGACTTTTATATTGTAAATACCGGGGCGTTCTTAGTCGCCATTACTATTTTGACCTTAACCCCAGGGTTAGACACCGCTTTGGTGATTCGTAATACCTCTCGCAGTGGTAGCATGGATGGCTGCGTGACCAGTCTTGGCATTTGTTGTGGTTTGTTTGTGCACGCTACTTTGTCTGCAATTGGGATTTCCGCCATTTTATTGCAATCTGCGGAGCTATTTCATGCGATGAAGTTAGTGGGCGCGGCCTATTTGGTCTACCTTGGGATCACCAGTTTGATAGCGGTATGGAAAGGTCAGGGGCAGCTTGATGTGACGAGTGGCAGTGTCGGTAAACCGCTCTCGATAAAGCGTTCTTTCCGCGAAGGTTTATTATCGAATGTCTTGAACCCAAAAACAGCTGTCTTTTATTTGGCTTTTTTGCCGCAGTTCATTAACCCCCAACATTCGGCTTTATTGCAATCTTTATTCATGGCGTGCATTCATTTTGTCATTGCGATGATTTGGCAGTGTGGGATTGCCACTATGGTACATTCGGCAAAAAACTGGATTCAAAATTCCTCTATGATGAAATGGATGGAAGGGGTCACCGGTGCCGTTTTAGTGACTCTTGGTCTAAAATTAGCGTTAGATAATGATTAA
- a CDS encoding YajQ family cyclic di-GMP-binding protein → MPSFDIISEVDSVEVRNATENASRELDTRFDFRNVNASFEFKNDIVKLTAENEYQIGQMMTILRGQLAKRGVDANALDLQKADQTGKTHTQEAWFKQGIDVAVAKKVVKLIKDSKIKVQASIQGDKVRVTGKKRDDLQQVMSLVRSSELEQPFQFNNFKD, encoded by the coding sequence ATGCCTTCATTTGACATTATTTCTGAAGTAGACAGTGTTGAAGTAAGAAATGCTACTGAAAATGCCAGCCGTGAATTAGATACCCGTTTCGACTTCCGTAATGTAAACGCAAGCTTCGAATTTAAAAATGATATCGTCAAGCTAACCGCCGAAAATGAATATCAAATTGGTCAGATGATGACGATACTTCGTGGTCAATTGGCTAAACGTGGTGTCGATGCGAATGCACTTGATCTTCAAAAAGCCGACCAAACCGGCAAAACGCATACTCAAGAAGCTTGGTTTAAGCAAGGTATTGATGTCGCTGTCGCGAAAAAAGTCGTCAAACTGATCAAAGACTCTAAGATCAAAGTTCAGGCTTCGATTCAAGGCGATAAAGTGCGTGTTACTGGTAAAAAACGTGATGATTTGCAACAAGTCATGAGCCTGGTACGTTCTTCTGAACTTGAGCAACCTTTCCAATTTAATAATTTTAAAGATTAA
- a CDS encoding 3-deoxy-7-phosphoheptulonate synthase gives MPFVKTDELRTQPLGPMPTPLELMQAHPISDEVAAHIESSRRQIENILSGNDSRLLVIVGPCSVHDTEAAMDYAQRLNALQEQYQDQLFIVMRTYFEKPRTVIGWKGLISDPNLDGSYALEAGLHKARKLLLDINKLGLATATEFLDMITGQYIADLISWGAIGARTTESQIHREMASALSCPVGFKNGTNGNVKIATDAIRAAQASHYFCSPDKNGRMTVYRTSGNPYGHAILRGGETGPNFDSHSVETACTQLKSVGLTPRLVVDFSHANCQKIHRKQLDVAKDICQQIENGSQSIAGIMAESFIEEGNQPIDELSALTYGKSITDPCLSWEDTAEMLSLLAQTIKNQSEKN, from the coding sequence ATGCCTTTTGTAAAAACTGATGAGCTTAGAACTCAGCCTTTAGGCCCCATGCCTACCCCTTTAGAGTTAATGCAAGCTCATCCAATCTCTGATGAAGTGGCGGCACACATTGAATCCTCTCGTCGTCAGATTGAAAATATCTTATCCGGAAACGACTCTCGCCTACTGGTCATTGTAGGCCCATGCTCAGTACACGATACTGAAGCTGCGATGGATTATGCACAACGCTTAAACGCACTCCAAGAGCAATATCAAGACCAATTATTCATCGTAATGAGAACCTACTTTGAAAAGCCTCGTACTGTCATTGGTTGGAAAGGTTTAATCAGTGATCCTAATCTAGATGGCAGCTATGCCCTTGAAGCTGGCTTACATAAAGCCCGTAAACTGCTGCTTGATATCAACAAACTGGGTCTGGCCACTGCAACCGAATTTTTAGATATGATCACCGGTCAATATATCGCTGATTTAATCTCTTGGGGAGCGATTGGCGCGCGAACTACTGAATCACAAATTCACCGAGAAATGGCCTCTGCCTTGTCTTGTCCTGTGGGGTTCAAAAATGGCACCAATGGCAATGTGAAAATCGCAACCGATGCCATTCGTGCGGCACAAGCTTCGCATTACTTTTGCTCTCCAGATAAAAATGGCCGCATGACGGTTTACCGCACTTCAGGTAACCCTTATGGTCATGCAATTCTACGTGGTGGCGAGACTGGACCAAACTTTGATTCACACTCGGTAGAAACCGCGTGCACCCAATTAAAATCAGTGGGGTTAACGCCACGCTTAGTCGTTGATTTTAGCCACGCTAATTGCCAAAAAATCCACCGTAAACAACTGGATGTCGCCAAAGATATTTGCCAACAAATCGAAAATGGCTCTCAATCGATTGCCGGCATCATGGCTGAAAGCTTTATTGAAGAAGGGAATCAACCTATTGATGAACTTTCCGCCCTCACTTACGGTAAATCCATTACTGATCCTTGTTTAAGCTGGGAAGATACCGCAGAAATGCTTTCCTTACTTGCCCAAACCATTAAAAATCAATCGGAGAAAAACTGA
- a CDS encoding putative PEP-binding protein, which produces MSQDLQGTIPSNALIGDVLPSQRKDSVDKASHLFVSLSELVQEHIYYHPEIGLNLVHLSEADTCHLQTILNVQELDSAIIDNHFVTTLVSSIENAILPQHQHIRVCLSDADSYAYSALIGGSIEQTEVNPAIGVRGVSRFSSPEFTHSFELECRVIKQLRDKGIDVEIVVPFVRALSDAAMIIDCLAVQGLPRGLGGLKVLYCCDSPSSILLADKLLQYFDGLVVNTGNLTQLTLGIDIHNESLQALFNPEHESVLLLIAQAVKSANQAKKPAIVYCQQLLQLPKMQNALAELDEVQVLL; this is translated from the coding sequence ATGTCTCAAGATCTACAAGGAACCATTCCTTCTAATGCACTCATTGGTGATGTTCTGCCTTCGCAACGAAAAGACTCAGTTGATAAGGCAAGCCATCTTTTTGTTTCCCTGAGTGAATTAGTACAAGAACATATTTATTATCACCCTGAAATTGGTCTGAATTTAGTGCATCTTTCTGAAGCGGATACTTGCCACTTACAAACGATTTTGAATGTACAGGAGTTGGACTCGGCAATCATTGATAATCATTTTGTGACCACTTTAGTGAGTAGTATCGAAAATGCCATTTTACCTCAACATCAACATATTCGAGTGTGTTTGTCTGACGCCGATAGTTATGCTTATTCAGCGTTGATAGGTGGCAGTATTGAACAGACGGAAGTCAACCCAGCCATTGGTGTGCGTGGGGTATCTCGTTTCTCTTCTCCTGAATTTACTCATTCATTTGAACTAGAATGTCGAGTCATTAAGCAATTGCGAGATAAAGGTATCGATGTTGAGATTGTTGTCCCGTTTGTTCGAGCTTTAAGTGACGCGGCGATGATCATTGATTGTCTTGCGGTACAAGGGCTACCAAGGGGGTTAGGTGGGTTAAAAGTGTTGTATTGTTGCGATTCACCGTCATCTATTTTACTTGCCGATAAATTGCTGCAATATTTTGATGGCCTAGTTGTTAATACGGGTAACCTGACTCAGCTTACTTTGGGTATCGATATTCATAATGAATCATTGCAGGCCTTGTTTAATCCAGAACATGAGTCGGTATTACTGCTAATTGCGCAAGCGGTGAAATCAGCCAATCAAGCCAAGAAACCGGCTATCGTCTATTGCCAACAGTTACTGCAGTTACCAAAAATGCAGAATGCCTTAGCTGAATTAGATGAAGTGCAAGTTTTGCTGTAA
- a CDS encoding PaaI family thioesterase, with protein sequence MDHLSQANAHLKYFSEQMVPMIGYCKPEILRLTDESVEIKIPLVTATKNHLNSMYFGALAVGADTAGGFLAIAKAEQLGKKISLAFKAVKAEFLARPEDDVVFVCHDGKLIDQMLAKTVATGERVNQAVRITVLCPTLHGEKPMAEFELTLSVKVME encoded by the coding sequence ATGGACCATTTATCTCAAGCCAATGCGCATTTAAAATATTTTAGTGAACAAATGGTGCCTATGATTGGTTACTGCAAACCTGAAATATTACGTTTAACTGACGAAAGCGTTGAAATTAAGATCCCCTTAGTAACGGCCACAAAAAATCACTTAAATAGTATGTATTTTGGTGCCTTAGCGGTTGGAGCTGATACCGCAGGAGGATTTTTAGCCATTGCTAAAGCTGAGCAATTAGGCAAGAAAATCTCTTTAGCCTTTAAAGCCGTCAAAGCAGAGTTTCTTGCTCGTCCAGAAGATGATGTGGTGTTTGTCTGTCATGATGGCAAATTGATTGACCAAATGTTAGCGAAAACGGTGGCAACCGGGGAGCGGGTCAATCAAGCGGTACGTATTACGGTTCTTTGTCCTACTTTGCATGGCGAGAAACCCATGGCTGAGTTTGAACTGACGTTATCGGTTAAGGTGATGGAGTAA
- a CDS encoding CvfB family protein codes for MIKIGQINTLTVTKQADFGYFLDAEDYGSVLLPNKFVPEGLKVGDDIDVMLYFDSDNQLSATTETPLAQVGQWAMMHVVGVNSVGAFVDWGIDKKDLLVPFSNQRVPLREEQNVLVYVYSDKASGRIVGTTKFNKLLDKTPANYEVNQQVELLIAERTDLGFKAIINESHWGVIFKSDVFGKLFVGKRLKGYIKGIREDGRINLSLQKVGVAKMDDLSEKVMHVLETKGGFLPLSDKSTPEAIFTVFRTSKGTFKKTIGGLYKQGKIRIESDGIYKI; via the coding sequence ATGATTAAAATTGGTCAAATCAATACATTAACTGTCACTAAGCAAGCCGATTTTGGCTATTTCCTCGATGCGGAGGATTATGGTTCTGTATTACTACCGAATAAGTTTGTGCCTGAAGGGCTGAAGGTTGGTGATGATATTGATGTCATGTTGTATTTTGATTCAGATAACCAATTATCGGCCACCACAGAAACGCCATTAGCTCAAGTAGGGCAATGGGCGATGATGCATGTGGTTGGCGTCAATAGTGTAGGTGCGTTTGTCGATTGGGGTATTGATAAAAAAGACTTACTAGTGCCTTTCAGCAACCAACGCGTGCCTTTGCGTGAAGAGCAAAACGTTTTAGTGTATGTCTATTCTGATAAAGCGTCAGGCCGGATTGTTGGTACTACTAAATTCAATAAGTTACTCGATAAAACTCCAGCTAATTATGAAGTTAACCAACAGGTTGAATTGTTAATTGCTGAACGTACCGATCTTGGTTTTAAAGCGATCATTAATGAATCTCATTGGGGCGTTATCTTCAAATCGGATGTTTTTGGTAAGCTGTTTGTTGGTAAGCGCTTGAAAGGTTATATAAAAGGCATTCGTGAAGATGGGCGTATTAACCTGTCATTGCAAAAAGTCGGCGTGGCTAAGATGGATGACTTAAGTGAAAAAGTGATGCATGTATTAGAAACCAAAGGCGGCTTCCTTCCTTTAAGTGATAAATCAACACCAGAAGCCATTTTTACTGTTTTTAGAACCAGTAAAGGGACGTTTAAGAAAACCATTGGCGGTTTATATAAACAAGGTAAAATTCGCATCGAAAGTGATGGGATCTATAAGATCTAA
- a CDS encoding transporter substrate-binding domain-containing protein — translation MMKKYQTIIHFVKSLLLCGAVISTFSAQARTWDEIQASGELRIGLTGDYSPLSFKNKLGQLVGFDVDMTKALAKSLNLKATFIQTTWPNLSHDLQSDQFDIAAGGVTKTEQRAQQFALSNPVAKNGKIALTHCNQHLEFETLEEIDVPAVKVVVNPGGTNEAYVNQHIKHAQIIRKKDNFDTLMAIRHQTADVMFTDLIEGRYYQNNEKGVFCIASNEVLDGTKSFKVYMMKKDNTELLNKVNQWLEGKDKNRLIRQWEVVQ, via the coding sequence ATGATGAAAAAATACCAAACCATTATACATTTTGTTAAGAGTTTATTGTTATGCGGAGCTGTGATTTCGACATTTTCTGCGCAAGCCAGAACGTGGGATGAGATTCAAGCCAGTGGCGAGCTGCGTATTGGTTTAACCGGCGACTATTCACCATTGTCATTTAAAAATAAACTAGGGCAATTGGTGGGTTTTGATGTTGATATGACAAAAGCATTAGCGAAATCATTGAATTTAAAGGCAACGTTTATACAAACTACTTGGCCGAACTTAAGCCATGACCTACAAAGTGATCAGTTCGATATTGCTGCGGGAGGAGTCACTAAAACCGAGCAGCGTGCTCAACAATTTGCGTTATCCAATCCAGTGGCTAAAAATGGCAAGATTGCGCTAACTCATTGTAATCAGCATTTGGAATTTGAAACTTTAGAAGAGATAGATGTACCTGCTGTGAAAGTGGTGGTGAACCCCGGTGGCACCAACGAAGCTTATGTTAATCAGCACATAAAACATGCTCAAATTATTCGTAAAAAAGATAATTTTGATACTTTAATGGCGATCAGACATCAAACCGCGGATGTGATGTTTACGGATTTAATCGAAGGTCGTTATTATCAAAATAATGAGAAAGGGGTGTTTTGTATTGCCTCGAATGAAGTGCTGGATGGCACAAAGAGTTTTAAAGTTTATATGATGAAAAAAGACAATACGGAACTGCTAAATAAAGTGAATCAATGGCTTGAAGGAAAGGATAAAAATCGCTTGATCAGACAATGGGAAGTGGTTCAATAA
- the rsmF gene encoding 16S rRNA (cytosine(1407)-C(5))-methyltransferase RsmF: MHSNVHLPSDFLALVEETMPSHLSMDDFIAACQRPLRRSIRVNTLKVSIDEFLVIAQEKCWDLSPIPWCKEGFWIEREDESVPLGNTAEHLSGLFYIQEASSMLPVTALLDGHPPLELVLDMAAAPGSKTTQIAAAMNNQGALIANEYAASRVKVLSANVQRCGIHNTTLTNFDARVFGGWLPETFDTILLDAPCSGEGTVRKDADAMSNWDLASIHDIAMTQYDLIESAFHALKPGGTLVYSTCTLNHQENQQVCMHLKNTFADAVEFLPLGHLFTDADKALTPEGFLHVYPQIFDSEGFFVAKIKKLFSTTPPEVNKRLGKFPFKPAESKIIQQLIHELKASLGLDIPTSSQVWLRDNEVWLFPSAMVHLIGELRFSRIGIKLAEALKPSNKKNAPLYRWQHEAVMALGQSNQANNVQLTLEEAREWFMGRDVRPNLPAGKGEVMVCYSGAVIGLGKWVGNRIKNGLPRELVRDKNLF, encoded by the coding sequence TTGCATTCCAATGTTCACCTACCTTCTGACTTTCTAGCCCTAGTCGAAGAAACCATGCCTAGTCATTTATCAATGGATGATTTTATTGCCGCCTGTCAGCGTCCGTTACGTCGTAGTATTCGCGTCAATACTTTAAAAGTCTCAATTGATGAGTTCCTAGTGATTGCTCAGGAAAAATGCTGGGATCTTTCGCCCATTCCTTGGTGTAAAGAAGGATTTTGGATTGAACGTGAAGATGAATCCGTACCTTTAGGCAATACCGCAGAACATCTCTCTGGCCTATTTTATATTCAAGAGGCTAGTTCGATGTTGCCAGTTACCGCATTACTAGACGGCCATCCCCCGCTTGAACTGGTGCTCGATATGGCAGCCGCTCCCGGTTCCAAAACCACTCAGATTGCAGCCGCCATGAACAACCAAGGTGCCTTAATTGCCAATGAATACGCAGCAAGTCGAGTGAAAGTGCTCAGCGCAAATGTGCAACGCTGTGGGATCCACAACACTACTCTCACCAATTTTGATGCCCGTGTTTTCGGTGGTTGGTTACCGGAAACCTTTGATACGATTTTACTTGATGCACCCTGCTCTGGTGAAGGCACAGTACGTAAAGATGCCGATGCTATGAGTAACTGGGATTTAGCCTCGATTCATGATATTGCCATGACTCAATATGATTTAATTGAAAGTGCTTTCCATGCTTTAAAACCCGGTGGCACATTAGTCTATTCAACATGTACATTAAATCATCAAGAAAACCAACAAGTGTGTATGCACCTCAAAAATACCTTTGCCGATGCCGTTGAATTTCTGCCATTAGGGCATCTTTTTACCGATGCAGACAAAGCATTAACACCTGAAGGCTTTTTGCATGTCTATCCTCAAATTTTTGATAGTGAAGGTTTTTTTGTCGCAAAAATCAAAAAACTGTTCTCCACTACGCCACCAGAAGTCAACAAGCGCTTAGGTAAATTTCCTTTTAAACCTGCCGAAAGCAAGATTATTCAACAGTTGATCCATGAGTTAAAAGCCTCTCTTGGATTGGATATCCCAACCTCAAGTCAAGTCTGGTTACGCGACAATGAAGTCTGGTTATTCCCCAGTGCGATGGTGCACTTGATCGGTGAGCTACGTTTTAGCCGCATCGGAATCAAATTGGCTGAAGCATTAAAGCCTTCCAACAAAAAAAATGCTCCGTTATATCGTTGGCAACACGAAGCCGTAATGGCTCTGGGACAATCTAACCAAGCTAACAACGTACAATTAACACTTGAAGAGGCGCGTGAGTGGTTTATGGGACGAGATGTTCGACCTAACTTACCAGCAGGCAAAGGCGAAGTGATGGTTTGCTATTCTGGGGCTGTCATTGGCTTAGGTAAATGGGTAGGTAATCGCATTAAGAATGGCTTACCACGTGAATTAGTCCGAGATAAAAACTTGTTCTAA